The following nucleotide sequence is from Rattus rattus isolate New Zealand chromosome 7, Rrattus_CSIRO_v1, whole genome shotgun sequence.
CACCTAGCATCCACCTTCCATGCTGACCTAGTCCCATCCGCTTCACCCTAGTAAAACCAACCCACTCCTCCTGTCCAAACACTTACAGAGAGCCCCACAGAAATGCCTATGACGAccactctcttcttcccagcagcCACCTAGGAACAGATGAAGTGGGTGTGTGTTAGGGTCTCCATGGTGTAAATCTAGTGTGAGAAAATCAGAGCCAGAGCAGGGGCCAAGCCTTAGCTGAAGGTTGGGGTTTTTTCTAGCCCTATGAAAAGCAACATATGGGCATCTCCAGGTGAGTAGTAACAGGAAACACAGACCTTCTTCAGCTCCTCGATCCCGTGTAGGGCGCTATCTTCTGTCTGTTCCCGAGAGGCCACAACAGACCTAAGGGTGCAAACTCAATAGAGGTCAGTGGCATTAGCTAAGAGGCAGATGCCTATAGTTGGTTAGGGAAGGGTACACTgaaagaaagggatggaggaaCGCTGTCATTGAATAGGCACCTACCGTTTGTCGGGCACCGTGATAGCCATGCCACAGAATTTAAAAacctaactaactaactagcggCAGGTAGGCAATAAACATCTGTGACAGGGTCAGATACAAGGTGACAAGGGATggtggagactgaggcaggttcAATATAATCGTTGACTAAACTCATTCAAATTCAGGCTCTAAAAGGACATTCGGGCCACATGGACAGGCCGGGGTAACTTACCTGTCACCTCCTGCAATGAGGTAGGTGTAAAGAGGCTTTTGCCCCAGGCCTTTCATCAGCTGGTTGAAAGACACCtgtccagggagagagagagagtatgaggaAGGAGTGACAAAGAGGGTATAACACGCATTCTCAGTTTCTACAGGATCTATAATGGTCTCCTTAGGCCAATGCTCAGCCCTAACTTATATCTGGAGTCTGCCACTTAAAGATGCAACTTGGAGATGATTACTTAGTGGTCCATGAGATGTGGGGAGGTTAACAAGAGAGTGCTGGGGGCTCTCGTGGGACCAGAGAAGTCAGATTTCATCCTGGGCTCTAGGTTTTGGAGAGGAAGTGGGGATAGAATATATCTATAGAGAGAACTTATCTCAGATGAGCCTTTTGGTTCTGGGGGTCatccccaggaggaggaggagggagaaacagggAATTAAGGTACTCACAGACATGAGAAATGCCATACGACCAGAGGTCCCCCCTCCACTCAGCACTACCAGACCCCCATCTGGCtcctgaggaagaaaagaagcccaGGTCACCAGGGCCCAGCTCGGGAGAAAAgcacctttttcttcctttgtcagcAACAGAGGAAGACTTGGAACTTATTCTTCTCCTCATCATAAAACGGAGAAGAACATAGGCCATGTGAGgtaacaaaaagaacaataatcTGGAGAAAGAAGTTCTCCTGGTTCTCCTCTCTGACTAAGCTATTCATTAAAATCCTCACTTATTCCAGAAGGGACTTGAGAGCAGCTTTGtcaattaaataaaagtaaacaatcAAAGCAGCGATGGAAGCCAGCAGTTATTAGCCGGGCACATCCAAGCAAACGACTACAACCAGcctttcttagttttcttttctggaaagagaatttttttaaaaaagataatgaTACTAACTTCACAGGTTTTTGTGGATATACTGAGTGTGGAAGTGCATTGCTGGGGATGAAGAGATGGGTCGGCCATTAAGAcgctggctgcccttccagaggacccaggtttgattcccagaacccacatggcagctcacaaccatctgtaactccagtgggtgtagcaccctcttctgcctcccatggGCACCtgatacatgtggtacacagacaaacatgcagccAAAACAGCTTTTAAAcaataattacatttcaaataaaatgcaCCTCTGCTGATAAAGTATTATCCATCCGGTAGCTGTCACGATTATTATCAATGACTAAGACAACAATAAATATCCAAAGGGAAGACCAAGAGGATAAAGAATTGAGATTTATAAAAACGAGAAGTGGAAACCCaggaaagaggaagtgagagagaacAGAAGTGTTTGGGTGAATGAGAAGCATTCGTACCTTCAGAACTTCCTGGACTTTTCCAGCCACTTGCAACATGGTGGTCAGAACTGACTCGCTGTATAGTCGCTGTAGAGAGTGGACAGGAGTCAGGATGGAGAAAAGGGGtggggtagaggtgggaggaagaCCATGAGATGGCTCGATGAGTTAAGAGGATTGTGGCCAAGTTttatgatctgagttcaatcactgggacccacatggtgaaaggacaGACTGatccccaaaagttgtcctctgacctccacacatttcCCCATGGAACAAATTCTTCCCCatcacaaaatagataaataaattttaaaaatgggaatgaGTGGGGGGCAATGGAGGATGATGGGTTGGGATGGAGGAGAGGGCTCGGGATTTCCCATATCAGGAGGGTAGGGGTTGAGATGTGGCTGGCTTGGCACCTCTGTTTGCAGTGTCTGAGATCTGACTCTGAGTCACCTGGTAGGTGGGCACAATCTGCCCCTCCTCCTGGAATATCTCAGCATCACACTGCCCCAGCAGTTTGACAATTTTCTCTGCATCTGCTTTGTCCAGGTTTCGGGTCAGTGGGTTGGATTTCTCTGTGATCGGCACAGCCGCTTCGTACCCTGACAACTAGAGAGAAGGGACAcaaagatgggggagggaaggcagaaagCCAAAGTGCTTTATGCCTGCTGGACTGGAGGTGGGAGTGGCATAGGCTCGGGCTCACTGTTTGGCTTAGATTtacatacttctctctctctctctctctctctctctctctctctctcttccctgtctctctctctctctctctctctctctctctctctctctctctccctgtctctctctctccctctctctctctctctctgtctctctctctctctgtctctctctctctctctctctctctctctctctctgtctctctctctgtctctctctctctctccctgtctctctctctctctctctctctctctctctctctctctacttagtCTTCGTGTGATGTCCTCAGCCTATTAGGGAAGGAAGATCATAagggaagataaagaaaatggtgCCTATCCTGGGATGTGTGCCTGTAATTCAGGCATTAGGAAAGTGAAAGCTGCCTCAAAggtatcaggagttcaaggctatcctcagatacatagcaagtttgaggccagcctgggctagaccctgtatcaaaagccaaaaagaagaaaaacagaaggaagagggagggagaagtccAGAGCTGAGGCCAGTccaaatttaaaagtattttaggaATCAGAACAGAAGACTGAAATTGAGAAAGGACCTCACCTCCCATTCACCAGGCTCAGGGGTCTCGATCACATGCTGATATCGTTTGGTGCCTGGCATGGTCCCACACTGTGGACCCTccgacctgcctgcctctgcagtcACACAAACTGTTCTGCTCCCAATAACTTTGCTTCCAGTTGGCAGGGTCTTATCTGAGCTATGGAGATGATTAACCTAAGAACCCTGCCTCTCAGAGCACCACCCCTTATGCCCCTCTCTTCAATGCCCTTTCCTGTCCCTGGCTTCTACCCCTCACAGGAGCTCCTGAGGGTCCTCTTTGCACATGCTCTGTCTCGTcagcttctctctgctttgcCTAGGAGAAGAGGACCAGAAGTTCTTTGCTTTTGCCCTTCAGGCACAGTGCcctcaggaaggctgagagcctgGATGTACAGAACACCCAGGTCAGAAAGAATCCCTGAGCAAAAGAGCTCTGTGGCCCAAATGCCTCCGAAGTCCAGAGATCAGGgtcaacagaagccagaggactcAGGTCATGGCTTGATCACATGTCAGCATGCAGTCCTTCCCTGTCCCACTGGCCCACTTTATCGGctcttctcagaaagaaaagcaacagaagcTTCCGGGCCCCGGGTGTGCAAACACTGAACTGGATATCACAGAGGAaatttcacagaaatagaaatactgTAAGAACAACGAGGGCCGAAGAAACTGCCCTAAATACAGGCAGTCTCTATTTCTCCGGACCCAAACACTCTCTCCCAAATTGCAGACATCACTGGATACATGGACACTTAGAAGtcatggttggcattgtttttacaTAAGAAAACGGCCTCACAAAAGTGGTTGATCATTTAGGATCACACAGATTTCACACCCAGCTAACATATGAAAGAATTTAAGGACCTAACATGTTTACTGAATGACTACAGCAACTAACAAGTTGGTCCAAATGAATGATACTCATTCACACAGTGGCAGAAGGTTTTTAAAGACCCTTGTCCAGTGTTTGACATTCCAAGTGTTTCCATATTTGATATTCTAAACAGTTCCATGTTTCTATGCTTTAAGGGTGGGAAACCTGAGGTGCAGGTTAACAGATTTCTCTCAAAGGAAAGAGTTATACATGCatgcgtgctcacacacacacacacacacacacacacacacacacacacacacacgagagagagagagagagagagagagagagagagagagagagagagagagatctgcttTTAAATTGTTCTTATGTGCCCAGCACTCTTTTTAAGTCCTCTCCAGTTTTCATAGTGCTGCCAGGCACATAGAAAATGatcagtaaatatttgctgaataaatgaaagaatgaatgagaaagcGAACGGAATCAAATCAGATCATGAATGGGAAAGAGACTTAAAAGCTGACGCAGTCTCCAAGAGATTGTTAAAACAATTATTATCTCCATCATCCTCTGCTCTTGGCCCCCTCCTGCATTCAGAGATGGAATGCCTCCTCCCAACTTGGCTAATTTCATGCATGGAAGGAGGGGCTCTCTCGGGTGCCCAAGACCCTCGCACTGGCCCTCGGGTGCCCTAGTCAGTTCATCTGCTAGAGCAGGGAGGGTGAAGGGATAGGGGCCCGGCAGGCCGCCATAGGGAGGGTCGTGGGAGGAGCCCGGGGAGAACTGGGCTGGGGCGGAGATTGGGGGGAGGGATGACGGCGGCGAGAACCCCAGCGGGGCGGGGCGGGCCCGCGCGTCCCAGCCCGGCTGCAGCGGAGCGCGCGGGGCCAGCTCTGCAGAAGGCGGCGGCTGGCTGGCCGGGACGGTCACATCCCGCTGCAGGGGACCAGCTTCGGCCGCCGCACTGTCCTCCGCACCGGGGACGCAGGCCAGCTGCCAGGCCTCGCCGGCAACGCCCCCCACCGCTCAGAGCCAGACCAAGCGGGGCCCTTGGGAAGGCTGGGGGCCCCGCAGACCCGCCGCCCGCGGCCACTCcgcctctgccctctctgcccgCAGCTCGGCCGTCGCTGCCCGTCTTGGCGGGCCCGTGTCGGGATGGGGTAGGGCCAGCACCAGTCTGGCGATGGGCCGCCCTCTGGGCACCGAGCAGCCCCCCGAGGCCTGACCGACCACGAGGACCCGGGAGGTGGGTGTGGGCTGATCAGACCGCgcgggtgggggttggggtgggcacCGGGGTTATGCGGAGGCGGGAAAGGCGCGGGGAAAATGGGCTCTGGGCCCTGAGAAGCCTGGAAGAGCTGCTGCATCCCACTTGCGTTATGGGCAGCTCCTGACCCCCtcaactcctgcctcctccaggatCCTCGCCTGGATGTCAAGCGGATGCCTCTGGGCCCCTCCAGCGAACTCGGTGGAAACCATGGCTTCTTTGATGCCTCTTTCCCCATATCTGAGTCCCACGGTCCTCCTGCTGGTCAGCTGTGACCTGGGTTTTGTGCGAGCAGGTGAGTGAAGAGGATGCCCGCAGTGGGGGTCCGTCAGAGCTAGTGTGGAGGTGACACCTTTTAACCTGTTAACACTCGGGCACCCCCAGACCGACCTCCCTCTCCTGTGAATGTGACGGTCACTCATCTCAGAGCCAACTCGGCCACTGTGTCCTGGGACGTCCCAGAAGGCAACATCGTCATTGGCTACTCTATTTCCCAGCAAGTATGAATCACCCCGTTCCCCCAACCTGTGCCCTTGGATCTCCGAACATCCCTCCAGTTTCCTCCACACTATTTCTTTTGAGTGCTTGGATGTTACAGAGTCCTGAGTTAGGCAAAGGACTGGGGCTAGGctgccctcctttctctccatctccttgCAGCGACAGAATGGCCCGGGGCAGCGTGTAATCAGAGAGGTGAACACCACCACCAGGGCCTGTGCTCTTTGGGGCCTGGCCGAAGACAGCGACTATACAGTGCAGGTCAGGAGCATTGGCCTTCGAGGAGAGAGCCCCCCAGGGCCCCGGGTGCACTTCCGCACTCTCAAGGGTTCTGACAGGCTGCCCTCCAACAGCTCCAGCCCAGGTAAGAGCCTGTGTTAGCGGGTTTTTTTTTACCTGGCTTTTAGCCTCTCGTTTACTTGCTTTAAGGCTAACACCTGTCTAGCTCAGATGAATAGGATGATTTAATTCCTTTTACtgccagggaaggaaagaaaaacaagtgggCAGGGGACCAGCTCTAGAAGATGCTGCTAATGAATCCTTTGGGGGAAGGGCTTTTAAGCATCCTTTTACCCAAAGTCACATCATACCCGCCACAGCCTGATCTGAGCAAGTTCTATACCACCCTTTGATCTCAAAGGCTTCTCCCTGAGCAGGACCACCCCATAACTTCAGGCTCAGTACAACGATGGACTGAGCCTGACTCTAACCTCCAGCATCTCCCTTCTGTATGTGACAGAGCTCTCCAGTGGGTCCTTTGTAACCCAGAGAATGGCTCTCTTCCTAGGTGACATTACAGTGGAGGGGCTGGATGGAGAACGGCCATTGCAGACAGGGGAAGTCGTCATCATTGTGGTGGTATTGCTCATGTGGGCTGGTAAGTACTGGATAGGGAAGCAGGGACTTGGGTCTGAGATAGTGGGAAGTGACGATCTGCCCAATactggagaaaggggagaaaaaagcagtgggggtggggtgggggcggagggAGGTAATCGGGACAATTTCGAGGTGGGAGAGAGGCTACTGCAAGCCCAGAGATGAGGGTTGCATGGGCACCAGGAAGTCAAGGATTCTCTAGTTGCATGGATATCTCAGTGCCCTGCAAGGCTTCAAGAACCTTGAGTCAAGATGGAGGATCGGATGGCATTGTTGTGTTTTCAGCTGTGATCGGGCTATTCTGCCGTCAGTATGACATCATCAAGGACAACGACTCTAACAACAACcccaaggagaaggggaaggggcctGAACAGAGTCCTCAGGGAAGGCCAGTGGGGACCAGACAGGTGATGTGGGACCAGTGAGTGTGAGAGGGGGGGATTTGGATGCTGAGGGATAATCAGTGAGAGGCAGAAGAAtagggtgggtaggtgagtgtACACgtgttagtgtgcatgtgtgtgtgtgtgcgtgtgcatggaTTGTCTGGGATGAACAAGTCCAGAAGGCAAGGGTGGCACATTGACCTTTCTGGAATTCAGGATGGGTAATTTTTCTCTTTACAGAAAAAGTCCCCATCCATCAACACCATTGACGTTTGAGTGAATGAAGAACCGGAACCAGAAGAGAGGATGCTCTCACTCACTGTATGACTCtgcgggggtggggcggggccaGGGAAAGCCTATGATGGTGATTTGCTTGAGACTCCCACAAGGCAGTATACTCCCAGAATCTCAGGCTGGTACCCATCCTCTTTCCACTGTGAGCAGGGCCAGAATGTAGGTCTGATAGACTCTGTACCCTTGGGCCTGGAAGTGGATATCAAATAGAGcatctcctcccatcccccaggtCCAGGGGAGAATCACTTATTCAACCCTATTCCACTAGGTCCTGAATAGGGGCCCCATGTCACCTGTATCAGGACTATTGGCACCCACTAGCTGCCCCTACAGCTTGCCTCTGGGCCCCGGAGAGGGGTGTTTCTATCAGTGTTGCCCTCCTCCAGTAAGAACGATCTGGGCCTAGAGGCAGCCGGTGTACTGCACTATTCCAGTGTCTTCCACGGAGCCCCCGGTGCTCCTCCCTCACCTGGCAGTCCCTCCAGCTGCAGGTGATCTCACCCCTGGGACGTTTTTCCAATAAAGGTTCTTGGACAAACTGGAACTGACTGGTATACGGTACGGTACGCTGAAGACATCTCTACACCTTGTCAGTCCTCCTCGCGCCTCCACCGACCTGAAAGGACAGAGTCATTCTAAGATGTTTGCATCACTGAATCCATGTTTTCATCTAGGATgggcagagaaagacaaaagggaatgggggatggaaAACCAGCGGCCTCCCTTCTTTGTCTTTGCtgaatgagaagagagaaaaatgggaaGTCACAGATGTTTTCATACCAATGGAAACCAGGCCATGTCACATAAAAGGGccagtagtttttgtttttgtttttttttttagtttttgttcagGACCTTGTGTGTACTAAGCAAATGTTCTACCCTTGCATTATATAACCAATTCCTTCCCCACTCTTTTGACTCCACCACTCACTTTGAGGAAATGGTTCGAAGGGCTGAGTTGTCTTGGGAACTGACGGGAGAGCAGCCACCATTAATGTGCCCTTGGTGCCATGTGTCCTCACCCCGGGCACACCATTGCCTCTTCTTCGttttcttctccatctatgtctctgttcactCAAAGTTAATAATAATTGTAATCCATAAAtgagtttatatttatattctaacaTGTCCAGAGGATTCTAGAAATAAAGCTGAGGGGTTTGGATGCCCCTGTCCAAAAAATTATAATTTGACTTCTGGGACCTATTTGTTACCTGTGGAAAAAAATGGGACCTGTACTCTACTGGTTCTTAATTTTCAAGAGGGATGAGGTGGCAGGAAGAGAAATACTCGTTGCCACTGGCAACTGCTATGCGCTTAATAAGGCTTTGGACCCAGCATTTGCCTGGAGAGCATATGCTATGCCAACCTTGGACCATTTAGAGAAGGCCTACTGATGACGTTTCTGCATTTCATTCGATCTCTCTGATCTGTTTCAAGAAATGAGACCAAAAATTGTTGAAAGGATCCCAACCAAACTAAGAAGACGGTATCTTTTCTGCTTAACCAATCCCTAACCTCAGGTGTCATGCAGCTCTAAGCAGGGAGGGGAACCAAGCTCTGGTCTTCCTCCCGCACTGACCCATAGAGACATATGAATTTCAGCAATCAGGCTTGAACTCGTCGTTTACTCAATGACCAAACAGGGTGCCTTTTCTTTCCCTAGCCATGTTTCCAATATATCCACCAAATCCTGGATAACTTCCTGAGAAAGTCGGGCAGGAAGGCAGTGAGTTAAGGAGAGTTGAGTCTTCTTGCGGGAATTAAAAGGTTATTAGCTGTGGGTTGGATCCCGGTTCCACCCTTTACTAGCTGTTTTAACTTCGGTGGCGAGTAACCCCTTTAATCTGCCCCCTGGTGTGTAAACTGTGCGAGTATCACTGCTCAATTCAAACACAGTACCAGGTACATCCTTGAGCTTTCACTGTTACCTATCAATATTGAGTGGCCTCCCGCAAGTCAAGTAAGTTTGGGGAGGACGTGAAGGTTTCAGTTCTGCGAATTGTCTTTCGCCTCTCGTAGCATCTGCCTTGCTTTCCTCCAGAGTTTAAGCAACTAAAGCGCACCTGCCCAGGTAGGGCAATAAGAAAAAGTAAGGATTGGGTGAAGTAGAAGCCCCACCGGGATGAAGACTTGTGGGCGGAGCTTTGCGTTAACTTTGCATGCAGCTACGGGATTGGTCGTGGAGAGAATTCGACAACCCCTCTTGTGGTCCCGCCCTAGGACTCACTGCGCTTGCGCACGTCCCGTTTGCACCGTCGCGAACCCACTACGTGACCTTATGACGTGTGTCGTACTCACGTCGCCTGTACGTCAGCCGCTAGAGCCGCCGATGCTTGGCGGGTTGTCCAGGTAACCGTGGGAGTTGTCTCGGTCAGCGAGCATCCGAGACCGGTGTGCGTCATGCAGTTGAAGCACCTGAGGACCCTGCTGAGCCCTCAGGTGAGGAATCCCATGCCTCTCCCATTCCCCCGGCCTCCAGgcgttccaaaaaaaaaaaaaaaaaaaaaagggaacagaAGTTCATACTTTTGAGCGTCTACTTTGTGCAGAAGATTGTGAAAGATCTTTCAGCAGGCGATATGCATCGCTAACGACTATAAGCTTTCATTGCATCACCTACATCAGTTAAGTGTCAGGCCCCAAGCTTAGGCTCTACCGGATCAAATCCACCCGCATTACTACATCAAGGCTCTTTCTGGAGGGAGAAGCGCATATATAGACAGCGATCCTAACTCTGCACAGGATGAAATAAGCGCTTTAGATATAAGCCCTAAAAAAGGTAGAGCAGAAGCTTAACCCTTTTTTGGATTGTGAAAGTGTGTCTTCTCAGATGCAGAAGAGGCTGGGCACtgggagagaagcccagaaaCAAACGAAGATTGGGTTTGGGAGTAAAGAGGACGGGATTCATGTCTTAGTTTAGCTCCAGCACTGACTTGACCAAATGGTATCTCTGGCTTTAACCCTTCTCCTAAGCAGTCTTTCCATCGCTAGCTTCTCCATCTGGTAAAGAATAGGCACAGTGAGGAAAACTGTAAGCGACTTAGGAGAATGTTAAGTGAAGTTCTACACAGAACAGAACCTTATAAGCCTTGGTGGCACAGGCTAATAATCTCAGCAGTTGTGGACGTGGGAGGGGTCAGGAGTGCAAGACCGTTCTTGGCTAcatggagagttcaaggccagcctgggttacatggggctcttacaaaaaaagaaagaaagaaaaggccagtgAGGTGATTTGGTGGATAAGAAGgtacttgccactaagcctgaccaCTTGAGTTTGAGCCTTGTGACCCATGCAGTAGAAGGAAAGATCCAGCTcgtgcaagttgtcctctgactgccacacatgtCCCACCCCACCGTAAATGTAAGGGAAAAAGATTATAGAGCATTATAAACTGAAAAGCCATGAGAAGGATGACTGACAAGAGAGAAGGACACTCCCAATTGAAAGGACAGGCTAACAAACACTGAAGAAGATTGGCTATGGGGGAAATGACTCATCACCGGCGTGAGaaactgagttcagatctccagcaccctcTTCAAAGCCAAGCACCCCTGTAATCTCAGGgatgcaaaggcagacagatgggTCCCTAGAGTTCTAGTCCTAGTCTTCCAGCCTAGCCAAATTTATGAGCTTtcagttcaatgagagactctgcctttaaaaaagCAAGGTGGAGAATAATTGTGAAAATACTTGATGTTGACCTCAGGCctctacacgcacacacagacaggcacatatAACCCCTGCGCCCtgacacacacaaacttacagacagac
It contains:
- the Fndc4 gene encoding fibronectin type III domain-containing protein 4, with amino-acid sequence MSSGCLWAPPANSVETMASLMPLSPYLSPTVLLLVSCDLGFVRADRPPSPVNVTVTHLRANSATVSWDVPEGNIVIGYSISQQRQNGPGQRVIREVNTTTRACALWGLAEDSDYTVQVRSIGLRGESPPGPRVHFRTLKGSDRLPSNSSSPGDITVEGLDGERPLQTGEVVIIVVVLLMWAAVIGLFCRQYDIIKDNDSNNNPKEKGKGPEQSPQGRPVGTRQKKSPSINTIDV